The Pseudomonas sp. FP198 genomic interval AGTGTTTGATGGTTCTTACCACGACGTCGACTCCAACGAGATGGCGTTCAAGGTGGCTGCTTCCATGGCAACCAAGCAACTGGCCCAGAAGGGCGGTGGTGAGTTGCTCGAGCCGATCATGGCAGTAGAAGTCGTTACGCCTGAAGACTACATGGGTGATGTCATGGGCGACCTTAACCGTCGTCGTGGCATGATTCTGGGTATGGAAGATACGGTTTCCGGCAAGGTTATCCGCGCCGAGGTTCCGTTGGGTGAAATGTTCGGTTACGCGACCGACGTTCGTTCCATGTCTCAGGGTCGCGCAAGCTACTCTATGGAATTCAAAAAATACAATACAGCTCCGTCGCATATCGTCGAGACTGTTACCAAAAAGCAAGGCTGATTCAGCCCTTTAGGCAAGGAGTTAATTGTCGTGGCTAAAGAAAAATTTGATCGTTCCCTACCGCACGTCAACGTTGGCACCATTGGTCACGTTGACCACGGTAAAACCACTCTGACCGCTGCTCTGACTCGCGTCTGCTCCGAAGTTTTCGGTTCGGCCGTTGTTGCTTTCGACAAAATCGACAGCGCTCCGGAAGAAAAGGCTCGTGGTATCACCATCAACACCGCGCACGTTGAGTACAACTCTTCGATTCGTCACTACGCTCACGTTGACTGCCCAGGTCACGCTGACTATGTGAAGAACATGATCACCGGTGCTGCCCAGATGGACGGCGCGATCCTGGTTTGCTCGGCCGCCGATGGTCCGATGCCACAAACCCGTGAGCACATCCTGCTGTCCCGTCAGGTAGGCGTTCCGTACATCGTTGTCTTCCTGAACAAGGCTGACATGGTTGACGACGCTGAGCTGCTGGAACTGGTTGAGATGGAAGTGCGCGATCTGCTGAGCACTTACGACTTCCCAGGTGATGACACTCCAATCATCATTGGTTCGGCTCTGATGGCTCTGAACGGCCAGGACGACAACGAAATGGGTACCACCGCTGTCAAGCGTCTGGTAGAAACTCTGGACAGCTACATCCCAGAGCCGGTTCGTGTTATCGACAAGCCGTTCCTGATGCCAATCGAAGACGTATTCTCGATCTCCGGTCGCGGTACTGTTGTGACTGGTCGTATCGAGCGCGGTATCGTCAAGGTTCAGGATCCGCTGGAAATCGTAGGTCTGCGTGACACCACCGTCACCACCTGCACCGGTGTTGAAATGTTCCGTAAGCTGCTCGACGAAGGTCGTGCTGGCGAGAACTGCGGTGTTCTGCTGCGTGGTACCAAGCGTGACGACGTCGAGCGTGGCCAGGTTCTGGTTAAGCCGGGTTCGGTCAAGCCGCACACCAAGTTCGAAGCTGAAGTGTACGTTCTGAGCAAAGAAGAAGGCGGTCGCCACACTCCGTTCTTCAAAGGCTACCGTCCACAGTTCTACTTCCGGACCACTGACGTGACCGGTAACTGCGAACTGCCGGAAGGCGTTGAAATGGTAATGCCAGGCGACAACATCAAAATGGTTGTCACCCTGATCAAGACCATCGCAATGGAAGACGGTCTGCGTTTCGCTATCCGTGAAGGCGGTCGTACCGTCGGCGCTGGCGTCGTAGCCAAAATCATCGAGTAAGACTCTCTTGTAGAGTTGACTCGGTGAGTTGAAAAGCCCCCGCTTAGCGGGGGCTTTTTTATTGGGTTGACACCTATCGGGGGCGTCTATAGAATTGCGCCTCCTTTTAACGGGCGTATTGCGCCCGGTGGGAATAGCAGCCGGAGTCTGAAATCCAATGCAAAATCAGCAAATCCGTATCAGGTTGAAGGCTTTTGACCATCGCCTGATCGACCAATCCACCCAGGAAATCGTGGAAACCGCGAAACGTACTGGTGCTCAAGTGCGTGGTCCAATTCCACTGCCTACCCGTAAAGAGCGGTTCACCGTTCTGGTCTCCCCGCACGTCAACAAAGACGCGCGTGACCAGTACGAGATCCGTACTCATAAGCGCGTTCTGGACATCGTCCAGCCAACGGATAAAACCGTTGATGCTCTTATGAAGCTCGATCTTGCGGCCGGTGTGGAAGTGCAGATCAGCCTCGGCTAAGACTCGGTCTTAGTCGTGTAACGCTCTGAAATGGGCGGCCATAGCGGGTGAAAGCCCCGTACACTCATGAGGTTTACAACATGACTATTGGTGTAGTCGGTCGTAAATGCGGTATGACCCGTATTTTCACCGAAGAAGGTGTCTCCATTCCGGTCACGGTCATTGAGATCGAGCCGAATCGCGTCACCCAGTTCAAAACTGAAGAGACCGATGGCTATCGTGCAGTGCAAGTCACTGTCGGCGAGCGTCGTGCTTCGCGTGTAACAGCTGCTCAAGCTGGCCACTTCGCCAAGGCGAACGTTGCCGCTGGTCGTACCGTAATGGAATTCCGCCTTGAAGAAGGCGAGTACCAGGCCGGCGATCTGATCAACGCTGAAATCTTCGCTGCTGGTCAACTGGTTGATGTAACCGGTCAGTCCAAGGGTAAAGGCTTCCAGGGTACGATCAAGCGTTGGAACTTCCGCGGGCAAGATAACACCCACGGTAACTCCGTATCCCACCGCGTTCCAGGCTCTATCGGCCAGTGCCAGACTCCTGGTCGTGTATTCAAGGGCAAAAAAATGTCCGGTCATATGGGCGCCGAGCGCGTGACCGTGCAGTCCCTCGAAGTAGTGCGCGTGGACGCTGAACGCAATCTGTTGTTGGTCAAGGGCGCTGTTCCTGGCGCTACTGGCGGCAACTTGGTTGTACGTCCAGCAGCCAAGGCTCGCGGTTAAGGGGAAGCTGACATGCAATTAAATGTAAATGACGCTCAAGCGATCGAAGTTTCCGAACTGACATTTGGCGGCGAATTCAACGAGACGCTGGTTCACCAAGCAGTCGTGGCCTACATGGCCGGCGGCCGTCAAGGTAGCAAGCAGCAAAAGACCCGTTCCGACGTTTCTGGTGGCGGTAAGCGCCCATGGCGTCAGAAAGGTACTGGCCGTGCTCGTGCCGGTACTATCCGTAGCCCAATCTGGCGTGGCGGCGGTACCACTTTCGCAGCTCGTCCTCAGGATCACTCCCAGAAGCTGAACAAGAAGATGTATCGCGCAGCAATGCGTTCCATCCTTGCTGAGCTGGTGCGTACTGATCGTCTGGTCGTGGTTCAGGACTTCGCTGTTGAAGCACCGAAAACCAAAGATCTGCTGAACAAGCTGAATGGCATGGGCCTGACTGACGTCCTGATCGTGTCTGACGCTGTTGATCAGAACCTGTACCTGGCTGCTCGCAACCTGCCACACGTCGATGTTCGTGACGTGCAGGGTTCCGATCCGGTCAGTCTGATCGCATACGACAAGGTGTTGATCACCGTGTCGGCCGTGAAGAAATTCGAGGAGCTGCTGGGATGAACCAGGAACGCGTATTTAAAGTTCTGCTTGGCCCGCACGTTTCCGAGAAGGCTACGGTTCTGGCAGACAAGAAAGGCCAGTTCGTTTTCAAGGTTGCAACCGATGCAACCAAGCTGGAAATCAAGAAGGCCGTCGAAAGCCTGTTCAGCGTGAAAGTAGAGCGCGTTACTACCCTGAACGTTCTGGGTAAGAGCAAGCGCACTGCTCGCGGTCTGGGCAAGCGTAATGACTGGAAGAAGGCAGTTATCTCCCTTCAGCCAGGCCAAGATCTCGATTTCAGCAGCAGTGCTGAGTAAGGAAGGGGTGCATCATGGCAATCGTTAAATGCAAACCGACTTCCCCTGGCCGCCGTTTTGTGGTCAAGGTGGTCAACCAGGAGCTGCATAAAGGCGCTCCTCACGCACCGCTGCTCGAGAAAAAATCGAAGTCTGGTGGTCGTAACAACAATGGCCGTATTACCACTCGTCACATTGGTGGTGGTCATAAGCAGCATTATCGTCTGGTCGACTTCCGTCGCAACGACAAGGATGGCATCGCTGCCACCGTCGAGCGTATCGAATACGATCCAAACCGTACTGCTCACATCGCTCTGCTGCTGTACGCAGATGGCGAGCGTCGCTACATCATCGCCCCTAAAGGCGTGAGCGCTGGCGACCAGCTGATCGCAGGTGCTCTGGCGCCGATCAAGCCGGGCAACGCTCTGCAACTGCGCAACATTCCAGTTGGTAGCACCGTACACGGCATCGAATTGAAGCCAGGTAAAGGCGCGCAAATCGCTCGTTCCGCTGGTGCTTCGGCTCAGCTGATCGCTCGTGAAGGTGTCTACGTGACCCTGCGTCTGCGTTCTGGTGAGATGCGTAAAGTCCTGGCTGAATGCCGTGCGACCCTGGGCGAAGTCTCGAACTCCGAGCACAGCCTGCGTTCGTTGGGTAAAGCTGGTGCCAAGCGCTGGCGTGGCGTTCGCCCAACCGTTCGTGGTGTTGCCATGAACCCGGTTGACCACCCACATGGTGGTGGTGAAGGTCGTACCTCTGGTGGTCGTCATCCGGTATCGC includes:
- the tuf gene encoding elongation factor Tu, which produces MAKEKFDRSLPHVNVGTIGHVDHGKTTLTAALTRVCSEVFGSAVVAFDKIDSAPEEKARGITINTAHVEYNSSIRHYAHVDCPGHADYVKNMITGAAQMDGAILVCSAADGPMPQTREHILLSRQVGVPYIVVFLNKADMVDDAELLELVEMEVRDLLSTYDFPGDDTPIIIGSALMALNGQDDNEMGTTAVKRLVETLDSYIPEPVRVIDKPFLMPIEDVFSISGRGTVVTGRIERGIVKVQDPLEIVGLRDTTVTTCTGVEMFRKLLDEGRAGENCGVLLRGTKRDDVERGQVLVKPGSVKPHTKFEAEVYVLSKEEGGRHTPFFKGYRPQFYFRTTDVTGNCELPEGVEMVMPGDNIKMVVTLIKTIAMEDGLRFAIREGGRTVGAGVVAKIIE
- the rpsJ gene encoding 30S ribosomal protein S10, whose product is MQNQQIRIRLKAFDHRLIDQSTQEIVETAKRTGAQVRGPIPLPTRKERFTVLVSPHVNKDARDQYEIRTHKRVLDIVQPTDKTVDALMKLDLAAGVEVQISLG
- the rplC gene encoding 50S ribosomal protein L3, producing MTIGVVGRKCGMTRIFTEEGVSIPVTVIEIEPNRVTQFKTEETDGYRAVQVTVGERRASRVTAAQAGHFAKANVAAGRTVMEFRLEEGEYQAGDLINAEIFAAGQLVDVTGQSKGKGFQGTIKRWNFRGQDNTHGNSVSHRVPGSIGQCQTPGRVFKGKKMSGHMGAERVTVQSLEVVRVDAERNLLLVKGAVPGATGGNLVVRPAAKARG
- the rplD gene encoding 50S ribosomal protein L4 encodes the protein MQLNVNDAQAIEVSELTFGGEFNETLVHQAVVAYMAGGRQGSKQQKTRSDVSGGGKRPWRQKGTGRARAGTIRSPIWRGGGTTFAARPQDHSQKLNKKMYRAAMRSILAELVRTDRLVVVQDFAVEAPKTKDLLNKLNGMGLTDVLIVSDAVDQNLYLAARNLPHVDVRDVQGSDPVSLIAYDKVLITVSAVKKFEELLG
- the rplW gene encoding 50S ribosomal protein L23 encodes the protein MNQERVFKVLLGPHVSEKATVLADKKGQFVFKVATDATKLEIKKAVESLFSVKVERVTTLNVLGKSKRTARGLGKRNDWKKAVISLQPGQDLDFSSSAE
- the rplB gene encoding 50S ribosomal protein L2, whose product is MAIVKCKPTSPGRRFVVKVVNQELHKGAPHAPLLEKKSKSGGRNNNGRITTRHIGGGHKQHYRLVDFRRNDKDGIAATVERIEYDPNRTAHIALLLYADGERRYIIAPKGVSAGDQLIAGALAPIKPGNALQLRNIPVGSTVHGIELKPGKGAQIARSAGASAQLIAREGVYVTLRLRSGEMRKVLAECRATLGEVSNSEHSLRSLGKAGAKRWRGVRPTVRGVAMNPVDHPHGGGEGRTSGGRHPVSPWGFPTKGAKTRGNKRTDKMIVRRRK